The genomic region GCGTTACCCTGCTTGATGACGTAGGAAGAAGATTCCTTACCGTTGAAGGTGTAAGTGACCGGAGTGTGATACATGGTAGTATCCGGAACCAACTTTTCAGCAACGCCGCCAAAGGGGAGGACTGTGTTCTTGAAGTTGTTGGTCATCTTGTTCGGACCCTTTTCGTAGGTAACGGTGATAGTATCCTGGACGGCTTTGTAGCCAGTGACTGCAGGAGCGCTAGCAACGATCTTGGCGCTACCGAATTTCTTGAATTCATACATCAGCACTTGCTTGCCCTTCTGTGTGTTGGAGCAGGAAGCGTGGGTGCAAGTTGCTGTCTTGACAGCAATGATGTCCGGGTTGAGAGACGTGAGAGTGAAGGTGGATCCTTCAAGAGTCTTGGTGTCGGTAGAAATGACCCATTCCTTGTTGGTGCCACCGGAGTAAAGCAGAGTTCTGTTGGTAGAGCAGGTGCCGCCATAGTTACAGGTAAGATCCTGGAAGTTGGGAACGGTCTGTGCGGGAACGCCAGAGACGGTGATGACAGACTGGGAGCCGTCGTTACCGGTCATGACTGCAAAGCCAGCGCCCTTGATTGCACCGGAGTTGTCAATGACGTTTGTGTTGCTGGAAGTGTAGGTACAGCCGCTCTTAAGAGTGGTTGCAGCAGAACCGCTAAGTTCGCTCACAACGGCAGCCTTGAATGCGCAAGTACCGGTGTTCTTGCCCTTGACCAGGGAGTCGGCCCAGGTACGGCCCTTGCCAACCAGGTACTGCTTGACGATGGCGCCAGAAGTACTGGTCTTTGCTGCGTCGAGAAGAGCCTTGCTCTTGAGTTCAACGTTGCCGTCGAAGAATGCGGAGGTTTCGTTCTTGACGGTACCGTTTTCGGTGGTCTGAACCTGACGGAGACTCCAGTTACAGCTACTGATCATGTTCTGGTCCATGAAGTCGAACCAGGCCTGGGTTGCGGAAGCGTTAGGAGAGCCAGCACCATCATAGTTCACGGTACCGTATTCGGTAGCAAACACTGCCTTGCCTGCGTTCATAGCCTGGGTTGCGTTGGCACCGTAGCCAGAGACGGGATGGGATGCTGCATAGAAGTGCAGAGAGTAGGCCAGGTTGCTGTAGGTCAGGCCGCTGGCTGCGTTGGGCTGGGAAGACCAACCAGGGTTACCAACGATGACAAGGTTTTCAGAAGCAGCACGGATGCCCGGGATGACCTGGTTTGCGTAGTTGGCAACTTCGCTCCAGCTACCGGTGGGTTCGTTGAAGATTTCAAAGATGACGTTAGGAATCTTGCCGTACTTCTGAGCCATTTCTGCAAAGAAAGCCTTTGCTGCGGAGACTTCGGAGTTAGCCTGATGGCTATGCCAGTCAATAATGATATAGATGTCGTTTTCGATGGCAGCTTCGATCATCTGGTCGATGGTGACCTTATAACCATCGGGGGCGCTCATATAGGAGTAGCCGTTGGAAAGCTTGTTGGTGTTGTCAGTGCCGTAGTAGTTGATACCAAGGGCGAAACGGATGACGTCAATCTTGAGGTTGTCGGTTGCCCAGTCGAGAACGGTGCTGGAATAGTAGGGCAGGCCTGTTGCGTCGGACCAGAACCAGCTCATGCCGCGAAGAATTGCGGGCTGATTGTTCTTGGTACCGATGACCTTGCCATTGGCAGAGCCGAGAGCGCCATAATGGCTTACGGGGCCGACCTTCTTGGCGACTGCTGTGGAGGCGCTAGCGAATGCCGGGATGGCGGCGAGCGCCATCAGGCAGGGGAGTAATTTTCTCATTTTCATAATATTCCCTTTTTGAAAACCCTAATCCCTAGGTTTACCTTCTAAAATAATAATATTCAATTGTAAGTCTTTTTCCGTCAAGGCAAAAAGCGTATACCATTGAATACGAATTTTGACCTTAAAACTAGATTTATTTTATGGAATTCAATCCCGTTGTATAGTAATAAAAAAGTTTCCTATGTATCAATTGTGACGGGGATAACATTTACGGGTTGTGTGGAGGATGGCTGAAAAACGTCCTTAATGTAAACTTTTGTTAAAAAACATTTGTTTTTCAGGGGGTTTGTTAAAAAAAGACTGAGTTTTTGTGATGTACACCAAAAAAAAAGAAAAAAAATGCTCGCAGGCTTAAAAAAAAAGATATATTAGGTTCCAAACCGCCCATTCTGGGCAATCACAATAAACAAGAGAGAGAATTATGAAAAAGTCTATTCTTGGTGCTTCTGCCCTCATGGCAGCTGCTTCCGCTTTCGCTTTCGTTACCTGGAGCGGTGATGAAAGCCTCTATCAGATCACTACCGAACTCGACGCTGGTACCGAAACTTCCGGTTACTGGTTCAGCTATGCTGACGACTCCGATGGCGGTGCTTCCTCTATCGAATGGCCGGTTCCCCTCGGTAACGACTACTCTACCACTGCTATGGACCCGGTTATCGAATACTGCCAGGGTGTTTGCGGTGTTTACAAGCTCGATAAGGGTACCCTTACTTATGACCCGTTCGTAGGTATCGGTTTCAATATCGCTGGTGAAGACGACAGTGGTGTCGCTGTTCCCACTGACGCTACCGACATGGGCGGTATCTGCATTGGTTACTCCTCTGACGCTGCTGCATCCCTCGAAATGGGCCTCGGTGACGCAGGTGACGCAGAAATCGGTTGGGACAACCCGGCTGCTGCTCTTGCTAAGTCTGCTACCGGTAAGGTTGCTAACGTTGCATGGTCTGAATTCAAGCAGGCTGGTTGGGGTTCTGGTAAGATTACTGGTGCCGCAGCTGCAGCTAAGCTCGTCGCTCTCAAGATGAAGATTCAGGCTAAGACTGGCTCTACCGGTAACTTCAACATCATGTCCTTCGGTGCATACAATGGCGGCTGCAAGCTGACCCAGGCTATCTCCGCTAAGGCTGCTAAGGCTTCTTTGAAGGCTCAGCTCTCTGGCCGTACCCTCTCCTTCGGCAAGACCGTTGCTAAGGCAGAAATCGTTAACCTCCAGGGTCAGGTTGTCATGGCTGCTTCCTCTGTGAAGTCCATGGATCTCTCCAAGGTTCAGGCTGGCGTTTACATGGTTCGCGCAGAAGGCCTTTCTCAGCAGATCATGGTGAAGTAATTTTACCTCGGTAAATAACTTTAAAAAAGGGTTGCGGTTTCCGCAGCCCTTTTTTGTTTTTACTAAAAGATGATGAAGATTACACGATTGGAAATATTTTGATGGGGAATTGGGAAAACAAGGTTTTAGAATATATATTTGGGAAAAAATAACAAGAGGCTATTATGCAAATCAAGAAATTTTTAGCTCCTTCAATTCTGCCCATTGCTTTGTGCGCAATGTTCGGCCTTACTGCTTGTGATAGTAAATCCGACACTCCTTCCAATCCGGCTGGTACGGAAGTTCTTCCGCCGAACCCGGATGTTGGTGGTGATGTCGGTGGTGGAAACGTCGGTGGCGGCGATGTTGGTGGTGGAAATGTTGGCGGCACGCCTACTGTCACTACATATCCGGCATTGGCTCCGACTGCCAGCCCTCTTTACGCCAAGGCAACATACGATTCCTGGAAGCCCTTCCATTATGTGAACATGGAAGACGAAATGGTCTATTATCCGGATTTTGCCGCAGACTTCAGTTCTGTATTTGAACCAGCCTATCTGCCTGCGGGACGTGTTATCTGGTCTGTCCAGTCTACTGGTATGTACAGAGTCCAGTGCCAGAACGAAGGCACTGCAAAAAGCGCTATGAAGTACCGTGCTTGCACTGTGTCTGAAGGTATTGGCTACGGCATGTTGCTGACTCTTGTCAACGAAGACTATGATGCGTTCAACCGTCTGTGGAACTACAGCCGTGCATACCGTGCCTACCATGGTGTGAACTTGACTCCTTGGATTACCAAGAGCTTCATGTACGACAAGATCGACATTTCCAGTGCAACTGACGCAGACCTTGATATTGCAACATCCTTGATTTTGCAGTATTTCAAGAACCTTGCTGTAGCACCCGATATTGCAAATCTCTACCTGGCTGACGCATTGGTTATCGTCAAGGATATTTGGGACTGGGAAGTTGAACCGAACTTGCTGCTCCTGATGTCTGGCGATACGGATATGTGGCATGATTCCGACCCGACATACAACTTGAGCTACTTCTCTCCTGTGGCTCTTCGCTTGTTTGCCATGGTGGACCCCACTCACAACTGGGCTGGTGTTCTTGACGCAATGTATGCCTACATGGCTAAGGTTCAGTCTCTCGGTACAGGCGTGTTCCCCGACTGGAGCAATGGCGCAGGTATCGCAGTCAATCCGCCTAATGGTGCCGCTGGCAAGACTGAAGCTACTTACACCTGGCATACCTTCAATAAGGAATCTGTGCGTATTCCTTGGCGTATTGCTTGGGACTACTATTGGTTCCAGGATCCGCGCGCTCTTGCAATCCTCACAGGCTTGAACAACTTCATTGTTGCTAAGTCTGGTGGCGATCCGTCTAGCGTGGCTCTTGCAATCCAGTATTCCTGGGATCCGGCAAAGAGCGACTATGACAAGAATACTTCTGTTCCTGCCCAGTGGCTTGCTGCATGGTGCGCAACTGGTCTTGGTACAAATCAGACTTGGCTTAACGCTTGTACGCAGCTTGTTAACGCAACCACGCTGGGTAACAACGGCACAAGCTACTTCACCGATATTCTGCAGGCTTTGTATAGCTCCTTGCTGAACGGTAAGTTTGTCCGTCCGTTCTAACTAGGACGTACGCCTCGTTTATCGACAGTGTGCCTGTGTTCAGGCGAGTTTTCGTCATGAACACAGTGTGTACTCTCGGGATGCGTTCCCGTGGATTTAAAAAGTCTCCTGGTTTTTGCCGGGAGGCTTTTTTTATATTTTGAAATCATGGAAAACGATTCTTTGAGCATGCTTAATCCTGCTGCAATTGTCAATGATGTTGATTCTGTAGATAACGCAGACAGCCTTGTTGCGGCGGAGAACCTTGATGAAATCCAGATGCCGTCTCCCGAACAGCTGGGCATTCATATTACCTCGGGCGTAAAAGATGCCGCTGGGGTTGTTCAGCCTTTGGCGGTCACCGTCGGCGATACTTTTGAATTCCCTGTTACCATTTCCTGGAACGTGAATAGTAGTGTACTCTTGATTATGCCCATGAGTTCTGCTACGGCTAAGGGTCTGGACCAGGTTTCTGTTTCCCAGGAATCCGCCCGTATGGTGAAGGATGGCCAGGAAATGGCTTCTATCACTTTTACATACAAGATTGTGGCACAGGACACGGGCGACTTGAATGTGCCTGCCATGCGTTTTGAAATTCCCACCCAGCTGGGCAGGCCCTTGGATTTGCGCAGCGATAGCGTCCCTGTGCGTGTAAATCCGCCGGTAAGTGTAGTTCCCTTTGCGGTGGGAGCTGTGGTCGCCATTTGTGTGGTTGTTGCAGGCCTTTTGCGAATGAAGCGTAGGGCTGCTGCTAGGGCTGCTACAGCGGCCAAGAATGCGGCTGTAGACGAACTTCGCGAGCAGATGCTGGTGCTGAAGCGCCGAATCAATACGGCGGATTGCCGCGAATGGCTGCTGGATCTGGAAAAGGTTTGCAAGGCTTACGCAGCGGAACGTTTCAGCCTTGATGCGGACAAAGTCAAACTTGAGGTCTTGCTGAAGCAGGGCGACTTGGAAGGCTGGGATGCTTTGCTGGAGAAGTTCGCCGATGCCCGTTATGGAGGCGGAAAGCAAGACGCCTTCGAGAACAGGGAATCCTGGAAGGCCGCCATGAAGCTGATGGGAATTGAAGAGGAATAAAATTCCAATTACAAAGTATGAATTACGAATTATGAGAGAAAGCCAGGCGTCTTCGGGGCGATTATAAATCTCGTAACTTGTAACTCGTAATTGTGTCTGTTGGTTTTTTATTTGATTTTTTATTAAATTCAGTGTGTTGAAATTTAAAGGATAACATCAAATGGATATTCAGGAACTTTCTGAAAAGATTCGTCAGCAGAGTGCTTTCTGCCAGAATTTGTTGCGTGAAGTTGAAGATACCGTCATTGGCCAGAAGGCCATGGTGGAAAGTATTTTGACAGGCATCTTGGCCGATGGCCACGTTCTGCTGGAAGGTCTTCCGGGCCTTGCAAAGACTACCGCGGTGAAGGCTTTCGCCGATGCCGTTTCCCTGGACTTCAAGCGTATCCAGTTTACTCCGGACCTTTTGCCGGCTGACCTTCTGGGTACCACCATCTATAATGCCCGCGAGGCAAAGTTTGAAACCCGCAAGGGCCCTCTGTTCACCAACCTGGTGCTGGCTGACGAAATCAACCGTGCTCCTTCCAAGGTGCAGAGCGCATTGCTGGAAGCTATGCAGGAACGTCACATCACCATCGGTGACGAAACTTTCAAGCTGGATGAACCCTTCCTGGTTTTGGCAACCCAGAACCCCATTGAACAGGAAGGTACCTACCCGCTGCCCGAAGCCCAGGTGGACCGTTTCCTTTTGAAGGTGAAGGTTTCCTACCCGAACAAGGCCGACGAAATGCGTATTCTTGACGCGGTTGCAGGTGCTGGTCTCCGTCAGCCCAACGCGGTTGCAACGAAGGAAGATATCCTGAAGGCTCGTGAACTTGTAAAACAGGTTTATGTGGATGAACGCGTCCGCGAATATATCGTGAACCTGGTGCTGGCCACCCGCGATCCGGGTAGCATCAAACGTTCCGACTTGGTCGGCTTCATCGAAGTGGGTGCATCTCCTCGTGCTTCCATCGGTCTTGCCCAAGCTGCAAAGGCACACGCTTTCATCCAGGGCCGTGCTTACGTCACTCCTGAAGACGTGAAGGCTGTTGCAATGGAAGTGCTGCGTCACCGTATCATCCTGAGCTACGAGGCTGAAGCAGAAGAAATTACCGCCGAAACTGTTGTCCAGAAGATTCTGGATTCCGTCGAGGTACCGTAATGAATGATAGGCCTCATGTAATTATTCATCCCAGTGACCTTGCTCAGTCCGACTGGGTGCGCTGCATACTTCCTTTTATGCAGTACATGAGTCCTAACGAGCAGATGGTTTTCCCGTCAGTCACTCAGATTCCCTGTACCAACAAGGATATCCTGAAGCATACAAGCATTGTGGTGATCCAGCGCCCCACTAGCCCTGCCAAGATGAACATGGTGGCTATGTATGCGCAGATCAAGCGCGAATGCGGCTTTAAGCTGGTAACGGATATTGACGATCTTCAGTGGGAACTGAGCCCGATTATCAAGGATCACGCCAAGAGTGTCCCCAATGTGGAACAGATTATCAAGGATCGTCTGAAGACGATTCTGCCTAAGTTCGATAGGGTGATCTGCTCTACGGAATATCTGGCAAAACGTCTTTTTCTTGACGTTAGCGTGAAGGCTACGGTGATGCCCAATGCGGTATCCAGTTCCCTTTTCGGCCGGTTCAAGAGGACTGCTGCGTTTAGCGGAAAACCCAAGGTTATGTATGCTGGTTCTGCAGGCCACAGCTCCGAAAAGGATCCTGGGGATTTTGCCGGCCCGTGGGTGCCGTGGCTTCGCAAGCGTATCGAGGATGGTTCCATCGACTTCTACGTCTTTGGTGAGCCCGAGTTCCTAAAGGGATTGGAAGGCAAGTACACCAGCATTCCTTTCACGAAGATGATGCAGTTCCCGGCTACGGTGGCGAGCTACCGCCCGGACTTTTACCTGGCGCCTCTTTGCGACATCAATTTCAACAGGGCCAAAAGCGACTTGAAATTGAAGGAGGCTGCGGCTCTTGGCGCCGTGTTCATGGGCAGTAATTTCGAGAATAGCCCCTACGGTTATGCTCCCGAGGCCCAGCTTGTTCCTGCGGCGGCTTCCGTGGAGGAACTTGACGCGAAGTTTGACGCCTTGTGCAATGCAGAAAACTTCATGAAGGCTATCGAGTGGCAGAACCAGAGTCTGGTGGACGGCCATTGGTTTTACGAGGATGCGGAATACCAGAAGAAGTTCCTGCAGACGTACCTGGGTTAACTAAGCCCGCCGAAGTTTGAATCCCTTGCCTTATGGCGAGGGATTTTTCTTTATGGCGACTCAGAAGAGGCCGTGAAAAACGGCTGGAGACAGGGGAGGGCTCGCCCCTTTTTCTAAAAAAGGCCAAAAATCCACTTGATTTTGGGTGTTTTGGACGTGAGTAACCTCACATTGGCGGGGGCTTTGTTATCTTTAAGGCGAAAAAGGGCTCAGGGAAACTCCCTGGGTAGCTTATTTCCAGTTTAACATAGAATCGACTTGCGGACTGCCGTTCCGGTTTCGCCCGTGGGTCAAAAAAAACGAAGGATATATGGCAAATCGTGTTGTTATCGGCTCCCAGTGGGGTGACGAAGGTAAGGCCAAGGTTGTTGACTTCTTGACTCTGGACGCAGACATCATCGTGCGTTTCCAGGGCGGTGCAAATGCTGGTCATACTGTGGAAGTTGGCGACCAGAAGTTCGTGTTCCACCTGATTCCGTCCGGCATCATGCACAATGACAAGCTCTGCGTCATTGGTAACGGCGTGGTTCTCGACCCGATCCAGACCCTGGCTGAAATTGCTGATTTGCACACCAAGGGCATCAACCCGGAAGGTCGCTTGTTCATCGCTAACAACGCTCACGTTGTTCTCCCGTACCACTCTACCTTGGACAAGGCCAAGGAAAAGAAGGCTGGTAAGGCTGCTATCGGTACCACCGGTCGTGGTATCGGCCCCTGCTATAGCGACAAGGTGAACCGTATCGGTGTCCGCGTTGGTGACCTCATGGATGAACGTGAACTGCGCCCCCGCGTCGAAGCTATGGCCAAGGTTCACAACGAAGAATTTAAGGCAATGTACGACGTCGATCCCATCGATCCGGAAGTTGTTATCAAGGACTACTTGGAACTCGGTCAGAAGATCAAGCCCTTCGTTTGCGACGTGAGCGAATTGCTTTACAAGGCTGTGAAGGCTGGCAAGCGCTTGGTGTTCGAAGGTGCCCAGGGTACCATTCTTGACGTTGACCAGGGTACTTACCCGTTCGTGACCTCCAGCAACACTGTTGCTGGCTACGCAAGCTGCGGCGCAGGCATCGGCCCCACTGCTCTGGACGAAGTTTGGGGTGTGGTCAAGGCTTACACCACCCGCGTTGGTAACGGTCCGTTCCCCACTGAACTTTTGGACGAAACCGGCGACACCCTCCGTAAGATCGGTAACGAATACGGTGCAACCACCGGTCGTAATCGTCGCTGCGGTTGGTTCGACGCTCCGGTTGTCCGCAAGGCTGCCGTTGTTAACGGTCTGACCCACTTGGCCATCACCAAGCTGGACGTGCTGGATACTTTCGATACCGTGAAGATCTGCACCCACTACGAATGCGATGGCGAAAAGCTTGAAAGCTTCCCGAACCAGCTGTCCAAGGTCGGTCGCTGCGTGCCGGTTTACGAAGAAATGCCGGGTTGGAAGCAGGACACCACCAAGTGCAAGAGCTATGACGAACTGCCGGAAAACGCTAAGAAGTATCTGCAGCGCATGGCTGAACTGGTTGACGTGAAGATCGGTATGATTTCCATTGGCGCAAAGCGCGATCAGAGCATTGTGATTGACGCTGGCCTCGCCAAGGGTATGGGCCTCTAATTATCAAGGGATAGGAGCAGGTAGAGTATGGACGCAAGTATTGTTGGATTGCTGAAAGGCGTTGAATTGTTTTCCGAGCTGAACGAAGAACAGCTGGGACTGTTGGCCAACTTGATTGTGGTCCAGGACTACAATCGCGACGAAACCGTGGTGCTTGAAGGCGACGACTCGATGCAGGCTCTGTATCTGATCGCCTCTGGCTCCGTACAGGTCTACATGACCGGCGTCGATGGTCGCGAAACTATCCTGTCCTTCCTTGAACGTGGTGACTTCTTCGGTGAAATGAGCTTGATCGACGGCGAACCCAGGTCCGCCTCCGTTCGCACCGTGACTGACGCACAGATGATGATTATTCATCGTGAGTCTTTCCTGCAGTTGATCCGCCAGACTCCGGAAATCGCCATGGCCCTGCTTAGCGAAATGAGCAAGCGCCTCCGTAAGGCCAACAAGCAGATCGGTTCCTTGTCCACTATGTCCGTTAGCGGCCGTGTGGCTGGTACCCTCCTGAACTTGATGGAAGAACGCGGCGTTCGCATTCATACAGACAATGGCAAGATGGTTGTGGTGATCCACAACCGTCCCACCCAGCAGCAGCTGGCTGACATGTCCGGTACTACCCGCGAAACCGTCAGCCGTATCTGCTCCATGCTGGTGAAGGCTAACGCCATTGCCATGACCGGTAAGGACATCGTCATCTTCGATGAAAACGTCCTTCAGGAAAAAGCCTCCAAGGGCTAATCGTAATTATGAACAAAGTAAAGGTTCTTTTTAACAAGTTCCGTAAGAGCGCCTTCTTGAAGGCGTTTCTTTTGTGGGTTGTTCTGCTGGTGGTCTTGGCCCTGGCTGTAGACAAACTCTTGATGCCGATTTTCTCTGGCGCCTTCGCATCCACTGGTGAAGTGCCCAACTTGGAAGGCATGGCCCAGGCTGAAGCTGAAGCCACCTTGACTGAGGCAGGTTTCAAGTTCGAATGGCTCGAAGAAGGCCGTTACAATGCGACTATTGATTCCGGCAAGGTTCTGGTGCAGATGCCTGCTGCCGGCCGTACAGCAAAGCTTGGCCGTACTGTAAAACTGACCCGTAGCCTTGGCCTCCGCCAGGTGGAAATTCCGGATCTTCGCGGTAAGAGCCAGAAGCAGGCTACTATCTCCTTGACTCGCGCTGGCCTTGTCCAGGGGGAAATCGTCAAGGGCGCCCACAAGAGCATTCCCCGCGGTGTCGTGATCCGTACCATTCCTATCGCTGGGGAAAAGGTCCGCGTGGGCGATACGGTGAAGGTGGTGATTTCCGCTGGTGTGACCACCGGTAAGACCTTGCTCCCTGATTTTGCTGGCGAACAGATCGACAACGTCTACCCGAAGCTGGAAGCATTGGGTTTCGTTGTGGGTAAGATCAAGCGTCGCAAGGCTCCGGAAGATATGGAAAATCCGCAGCCGGGTGCTGTGATCGAAACCTCTCCCAAGCATGGTGACTACCTGCCGCCGGATACCAAGATTAATTTCATTATTGTTGAGTAATTGATTTGAAAAGAGTCAAGATTCTTTCGCTGGTGATTGTTGTTGCGGCGTTGTTCCTTAACGCCTGCAGTTCCAATCCTGCAAAGAAGCAAGACTCTTTTTTGACATCCGCTGATTCTGCAGCTATTGCGGAAGCGGTTATGAAGAAGATGGAGAAAATGGCTGCCCAACCGGTGGAAGCCAAGCTCCCTCAGAATCTTGACGCAGCCCATGAATCCTTTGTCCGCGCCATGGACTTGGAACTTCGCGGTGAATCTTCCCTGGCAAAGATGTATTGGCAGCTTGCTGCCGAATCCGATCCTTACAGCCGTTATCTCGCTTTCAAGATGGCCGAGATTCTCGCTGGACAGGGCGCAGACTCCTTGGCCTTGGTACAGGCTGCCCGTGGCCAGAAACTTAAGGGGAAGGTGACTGCCTCCCAGTTGGGTTTGCTCGCTCATTTGTATGTGAAGGCTGGTCTTGCTGATTCCTGCCGCAAGTACTTTAACGCAGCGCTTGACTCCTCCCGCTATCAGGACATGTCCCTGCTGTACGACTACAGCTTGTTCCTTGAGGCAGTGAAGGACACCAAGGAACTGGTTCGCGTTTACGAACAGTTGCTACCCCAGGTGAATTACATTCCGTCGTTGCTTCAGAGACAGCTTGGCTTGCTTCTGGACCAGGGTAAGGATTCTGCCGTTGTTGAACTTTTTGGTAATGCGCACGAAGCTACTGGCGACAAGAAGCTACTGACCCAGATGGTTCAGGGACTTGTTTTCCAGAAACGAATTCCCGAAGTCATGGCCATCGTGGACACATTGACGGAAGCGACCAGTGAAGATGAAACCATGATTGTTCTTCTCATGACGACTCTTGCAGAAAATGATCGTCCTGCAGCTTACGCCATGTTGAACAAGAAGTATTACGAAGATGGAGTTCGTACGCCTATGCTTACGAATTTTCTGGGCCATTACGAACATCTCAATGGCAAAACCGATAGCGCGAAGGTTCATCTGCAATTGGCTGCCAACCAGTTGCAGGATCAGCCGGTTTATGTGACCAACGCCTACCATGCATTGGCTAGCATCGCCATGAGCGAAAACCGAGTCAAGGATGCCGTGTCGTATGCCGAAAAGGCTGATGAGGCGGCCAAGGGTGGCGAAAAGGCTATGCTCGCCATGATGTATGGCTCCGCAAAGATGTATGACAAGGCCTACAGGATGCTGGATTCTGTGATGGCCGTTTGGGACAAGTGGACTCCGATGGCGGGAATTGCGGATTCCGCTACGCTCCAGAAAATGGTTCTTGGCGTTGAAAAGAATAACCGTACTTTCCGCAGCGTCTACGCACGAATCCTTGTGACCGAAGCTAGCGAAATCTGTCAGAAGTTCCCGGGGGATTCCGTGAAGCAGGCTCTCGCTCTTGAAAAAAGGAACAAGGCCCAGACGTTCTATGAGGAATTGTTCAACTCCGATTCCACGGATATGGATATTCGCATGTTGAGGGCCATAAACCTTGAACGCCTCAAGCGTTATGACGAGTCCTTCGCTCAGTTTGAATACCTGCTGGATTCCAGCCGCGCCACCTTGGTGGACCGCTCGGAAGTTCTGAACTACTATGGCTACACTTTGATTGACTTGAACCGCAGCCCGGAAGAAGTTGATCGTGGCTTGAATATGGTCCTGGAAGCAATTGCCGCTGAA from Fibrobacter sp. harbors:
- a CDS encoding PASTA domain-containing protein; its protein translation is MNKVKVLFNKFRKSAFLKAFLLWVVLLVVLALAVDKLLMPIFSGAFASTGEVPNLEGMAQAEAEATLTEAGFKFEWLEEGRYNATIDSGKVLVQMPAAGRTAKLGRTVKLTRSLGLRQVEIPDLRGKSQKQATISLTRAGLVQGEIVKGAHKSIPRGVVIRTIPIAGEKVRVGDTVKVVISAGVTTGKTLLPDFAGEQIDNVYPKLEALGFVVGKIKRRKAPEDMENPQPGAVIETSPKHGDYLPPDTKINFIIVE